The genomic DNA AGGGTTCAACATAGCCCTTCCTGGACATAACCAGAATAAGATCTGGTtcaagaattcaaagtgctggtgatgacctttaaagccctacatggcttggatcctgGCTCTCCGAAAGACCCTGTCTCCCCTTATGAGCCTgcttgagttttaagatcttcaggagaaggcttttctCGGTCTTGTCACCATCGCAGGTACTTATGGTACAGAAAGCAGGAGATAGGGcatttttggtggctgctcccagggcTTGGAACTCTCTGCCACGGGAGGTCTGGTTAGcttccacctttctttcttttccctggaAGGTTAACATGTTCTTATTTTGGCAGACCTTCAACTGATTTTTCAGTCAAATGGTAGAATAGTGGGAATAGTGGTGTGTTTTTATCCTGTGTTtttataattatgttttaaaatatattttaaactatttttaagtacagtaggccctgtggatgctcatgtcccattaaatacaatggtttagcaaaatggtatcccttatataaaatggcaaaacaaaggtttgcttttggggaggggggatattttcaagctgtggatagtggaTGCAAAATTCGTGGCTATGAAGAGCTGACTGCATCTGCTTTTAccaatgtttgttgtttttttacttttgcaGGACATGTTTTAGCcaatctgtattttaaatttttgtaagctgccttgggtccctcggTGGTGGCGAGGAAGCAGGGTATaaacagaataaataataataaataaataaactttcttctttctgctgcagccatcaaggcggcttacaggactagaataaataaacaaacattcagAACACACAGATCCCAcaagaaactatttttaaaatacttttattatttcttaaatattAATACAGGACATtacaaaagaagaaatacaaaaaaaaaaaaagctataaaaCCACTTGGGGTCTCCCTGAAACGGAGAAAAAACACCAAGGGTGCCGTGGCCGCCTCTGCCCTCCCCGGCCGGACCCAGCATCGCCAGCCTCcattttttgtatttaaaaagaaacagacgTCGGAGGGGTCTGGAAAAGAAGGCATTGTCTTAACCATTCAAACTGGTTGTTAAATTCAACACTGCTTAACAGTTTTAATcttctttgggggtggggaggggggaatgcctGCACATCTGAAACACTGACATGTTAAGGTTTTGTACAGCTATACAGGAAGCGCTTTACACATCTGGGACACTCCCAGATAAAAGtcaagacagctttaaaaagttagCTCCCAAAACCCAGCATAAGCCGGGGCCATAAGACACCGGGAAGGAGCCGGACCAAGAGTCTCAAGAGGGACCCTGAAGGAGTCTTCCCATTTCAAGTCAGAATCAACAGCTTAGCTCAAATGCAAAATGGGAAGTCGGGAATCCCGCGGAGGGTCCTTTTGGCACTAGATCTtaacaggaggagagggagagggagaagagaaagctcCTTTTTTCAAACCCTTCTAAAGTCAGGCCTGGTGTCACTTCACTTCACTAAGTTGCCCCTTGCAGGTGAAACAAGGTTCTGCCAAAGAGGATAAGAAACATTTCCTTAAAAATTTCCCTGTggaaagtggtttttaaaaaataattataataatactaATGCAGCCTTTAAATACAGCATCACCTAAGCATATTTCACTGTCCTCCTGCCCACCCTGGCTTAGCCCTTTTTCACCCATAAACACAGCCTGACCAAACCTCTAAGTAGCAACCAAAACCTCCCTCCCAGCCCCTGGCTCTGAACCTCCATCACATCTCCGTTCCGCTCTTGCATGTTACAAGGAAACAACTTATTTTTCTCTTACACACGTACACATTCCCCAGCTTGAACAAACCAAGCTGGAAACTCCAAAAACGGACAGGGATTGGTTCTGATGAAGTTTCTATTAAAGTAAAAACAGGAACCATCAGTCAAACAAGACCAGCAAAAGTGATGTCAGGTGCAGCTGGTTCTCTCCTTGAATCTGCCATTTAGGGTGACAAAATCAGGTCAAGACAGCTTGGCAGTGTGTGTAGGCATCCCCGAAGAGTGGATCAGGGCCTGGTTTGGCTTTGCACAGAGTCAATAGAGGTGATGGAGCCAGAGAGGGAGGCAGGCTTTCTCCCTTCCACAGAGCTAAAGTCCAGCAAAAGAGGCAGACTGGATATCTTGAGTCCAGATTTGGACATGCCCTGCTCAAAGACCAGGGTCTGCCCACTGTTCCAGCCAAGACCCAGAGCGAAGAACAGTCTGAACATTGCAGCCACATGGAGGAAACAGGAGTGACACTGTTCTGAGTCCTATTTACATTAGTGTTCTGCAACGCTGAACACCACTTGTTGCTTACCAGTCAGACTCTGCAAAGCAAAAACCCTCCAGAAGTGACAGAAGGGCAGACGAGAGAGGCCGAAAGCTCCCACAAAGCAGGTACACCAGGCCCAGAAGAGAGCCACTGGCCATGGGCCAAACTCCCAGAGGGATAGAGAATGAGAGCACACAAGCCCAGCCAGAGAGTCTCTTGCAAAAGGAGGGTGTGTGGTTGGCAGTGAGGACACAGCTGGACCCTGTGCACAGTGCAGGCTGAGTGTGCTGCAGCACACAAGGGCACGTGAAGCGTTGGTGcccagaaggcaggcaggcaggctggtgGCCAGGCGGGTGGGTGAGGGAGAGAGGGCCTTCTGCCCCACATGCTCTAGGAGCAGGGAAGGTGTTGCTTGAGGATCTGTCTGGTCTGCGGGGCTATTCTGTCTGGGAAGCGGACTTTGAACTCTACAATCAAGTCTCCCCGTTGGGTGGGCACCTTTGGGAAGGGCAGCCCCTCGCCACGCAGTCTCTTCACAGTGCCGGGTTTGATGATATCGTTGCAGGGCAGGGGGATGACGCGCCCGTCCACGGTGGGAATATTCACAGTGCAGCCACACAAGGCCTGCAaggtgggaggaaaagaaagagagattacGTATAAGAGCCACAGCATCATCTGTACACATTGTCCTTGTcattacaggtatacctcagttaaccaaGTCAATACATTCCTGGGCATGACTAGCTTTACCATTACTGTCATAAGGTgaaatgggggaaaggcagggtataaatgcatAAAACAAACACTTttgtaccagaagcagaaataatgtGGGAAGATTAGGGAAAGATTCTTACAAAATCACAAAATTAAGCAAGCTTTTAAGGAAAACTAAAGATATGCCCATGGGAAATGTGAAGCAACCTGGCCAGTAAAGTCTGGCATACtagaaacattttgaaccttctagagaccacttggaGGCTTCTCCCAAAATGTGTCCAGGAATGCCTTTCTTCCAccagtctccacttttcttatgaattTATTTTTCGTGGCCAGAGATATACATCTATGAACCCAACAGTGTCTGTTTTTCCAGTCCTCCTTTATCACCACCCTCCCAATACtgatgttgctttaaaaataacacttccagctggacagaggaaaaggaagaaaagggagttGTGggccataaaaagactttgtaaaaaataatttttttcaacaaaggctttgttaactgaagtgtgGCACCGCCATCATCatgattattatttaattatatcctTCCTTTTTCCCAGCCCGAGGATTCAAataggttgttgctgttgttctgtgccttcaaattgttgccaacttatggcgaccctaaggtggcaaccctaaggtgaatcaatGAGGATTACAGACATAAAAGACAGATACATATAAAAGCAAGAACAAAAATTGACAGTACAGGACAATATTAAAAGCCTTTTCCTGAAGCACTGTTGAAAGCAAAGAAGCCTTTGCCTGGTGCCAGCCTGATACCTTGCTGGGTGTCAGTCTAGCATCTCTACAGAGAGAACTGCAGGATCTggggggcaaccactgagaaggccctgcaCTACCCATGTTTCCAGAAAGAGTGAAGGGCATTCTAAGTCTTGGAGAGCAGATTTGGGAAATAGGAAACAAGAACAGGTCAAGAGGTTAAGACTTTGTCTTCTCTCAAAATGGTTCTGGTACATGAAAGGGGGTTCTTTCCGCCCCTGCCTCCCAACACTTGCCTCCACACTTCCCAAAACGAGGTTAAATTTAGACTGATCTCCGGAGAGGTCATGGGGAACTGGAGGGCTTGGCCTGCCACGGTTTTCACAGCCAGCTCAGCTGTCACATATGACTCTTGGCAGCTCACAGGTTACCAAAGTGGAAAGACAACGCAGCCGCCAAGAGGGACTCTCGCCCAAGGCCAGCTTCTAGGAAATAAAAGCCTTCAAATGGTCCTCCTCTACCAACCTCAGTGAGGTCTGGAATGGAAGCAGCTGTGGACAGAACAGGGCTATTTTTACCCACAACAAAAAAAGGGCTGCCAAGAGAGCCATGGCAACCCTGATCCctatgaaggaggaagaagaggtgggtCAAggcaattattatattattttgctgtttttatgcttgatgttgtgtttttaatatgttatactgtttaatattgttttaaggggggagggataaagtgtttttaattgttatattttatattttactgttgtcaaccgcccggattggtttgccatagggcggtatataaataaatattattatattaaatattattatgggTCCCTCACCAACCCACTTCTCTTATTCTTTCTAGCCATCACCCATTCCCATGCACCTCCATGCTTTATAGCTGTGAGCCAAACAGCTTGGGCTATTTTCATGTCAGCCTAAGCTGCAATTCACTCTCACTCACatacaaacacagacacaaacaGACATATACAGAGCAGACTCTGGTGAGAAACTATGCAAAGCCAGAAAGGTCAGGACCCAGTCCTCCCAGAAAGTGCAGGATTGCTCTGTGCCTCCTTGTTAGGACCCCTTGAGCCTGCCATGCAAGACAGCAGGCATTATGGCATGTGTGAGCAGGCCACATGGACCCTGGAccccattattgtttttttagtGGTGTAATTATGGCACAGACAgaaagcccccccaaaaaaaatatatgTGGATACACTCAAAAATACTCCATAAGCACCCCAGGACCCTGTACTACCCCCCAAATATGTCCATTTTCCACtatagtccctctcaaaatggtgacaggaagatACCACAGAGAAAAATACTTGCTGGTTTGGGGTTGCAGCCCACAGAGGGGTCTGGGAGTGAAACATTCGCCCCCACAGGTGCCCTCCCCGCTTGCAAGATCTTTACTTGGAGTGAATGGGAAACTCTGTCCATCCAGTCCTGCTTTTTGTTCCAAGACATTTTCAGAGTGCCCAAGAATCCCCaaatgtttgcttatttattatcTTCATTTACACCCCATTTTCCCCAAAAGccactaatagtaataataaataaataaatgtttctttgGGTTGGATACTATTTGAAAAAAGATCAGCTAAGACCACAGAGTGGCTACAGCCAAAAAGACTTGGCTCAGAACTTCAAAACCAATGACCGCCAAAGCCATcagccctcttccctccaccTCTGATACCCTCTAAACCAGAGCTGGACAACTGCAGAGATGGGGCATTTTTATTCCTACACCAGACACCCTACAGGGACCACACCAGCACCGTGGACAGAAGTGATGCAGCATCATTTTCAGTTTTGCTTTCCAGCAGTTTTGACcaattgccgggggggggggggggttatgcagCCACTGCATTTGACAGCAGTTTTGAGCTGGTTTGGGCTGtttaaaaccaaaatgaaacaGTGGTACTCtggactttggaggactaaagatATGCCCATGTACCACAGGCTACTCATGGTCTTTAGACTGCACATTTTCTACGCCTACGGAGGGTGCTGAGGTGCAGTGACCTTTCACTTTCCCAATCATATTCTCTGGTTTTGGAGTAACAGAGTCACCTGAGGATGCAGGAGATTTCACAAAGCATGGCTTAGGCTCGCAATACCTCTTTGCACCCTGAAGCAACTCTGAAGTTCCAGAAGCAGGAGAAGAAAATCAGTGTGGACAACACAGAACTGGGAGACAGGTGGAATCTGGTATGAAAAACCAAAGCAGCTTCTCAGCTCTCAGGAGGTGTAAGGCAAAATGGAGGCATTGCCtttcccaataagaattctgcctcctctacttgaaattttccttcagtccccagatttcaaGCATTACAGATAATGAGAGACTGAAAATCATTCTCACCTTGAAGTCTCGTCTCTGCTGTGTTTTACATTCCCCAGGTCACTTtgcctgtcctttttctttggatgcctaaactgcatttccTTCATATGCTTAAACACTTGAACTTTTAATTTatggcaatgctagaaatttaaggaCCGAAGGAAAACTTCATAGGggaggcagaatttttatttgggaggAACAAGGCCTTCATTTTGCCCCTCGTGGTAGCTACATCCCTGTATCAAATGGTGAaatatgcagccctccagatatggcATGTGATCAGTTTTCTTGTTATGGTCAGGGTTGCACAGCCAGATAAAACTGGTCACTCGCCATATCTGGAGGATTGCCTATTAACACACAGTTAACACACTATAGATGTTAAAACAAACGAAAGGGCTCTTACTTGTATATGACAAGAATGCCACATACAAGATTGGAAATAAAGGAATAAAaccaaatattaataaaataatataccaCAATAGGTTGGTATTGGCAATGGCAACTAGGACAACAGACCTGCTGCTGTCATCTATACCAATCCATGGTAGATCTTGAGCTGCTACTGTGAAGGTGGTAATCTTGATTGTAATAAATCTATGGTGTCCCAGCAGGTCAGAAATGCCATCAATCTACACCAACCAACTCTTTCTCCCAAAAGTACTTGGAAGAAAAGAGTCCTGGGTCCCCTTTTGGATGTTAATGAACTGCAACTGCCATCATTCCTCATGGCTGATGGGTGTTGCAATTCAACTACATTGGGAGGGCCATAAACTCTGCAGCCCTGCTGAATTTATTCTCTCATGATGGGTTCTGCTTTGAACCACTCCATTAGGATCATAAGGAGATTATTGTTTCCATCTTGACAGATATTTGGGTACAGTTGAGTTTGCTTGGACACAACAGAGGCTGCCTCAGTTCACAACAGGACGTTCAATGCCCTCTTGCACACCTGCTATTGTAACTTTTGGGGGAGAGGTTCTACTCTCCCACAGTCTCCATAAGGAACATGCCTCTCCTGTGCAGCAGGCACCCAGGACTGGTTCTGGCCAGCAACATAAAGCCAAAACATCATTATTTTGGCGTAGAAGCCACTGCAGCTCAAGATTTCTtgcctttcctctctcccctGGGGACACTCACGAAGTATGTGAGGACAGCAATACAGTATTTCCTTCAGCCCCCGTGATTCTGGGGAAGTCCGCGTGGGTTGGTTCTCACTGAAGGGCTCTGGCTGCCAGTGAGCAGAGAAAGCAGAACGATGCCAAAGCAGACGTGCCTGGTTGGCTCCCTAAGAGCAGAACAGGAGGGGAAAGCCAGCTCAAGACCCAGGAATAGGAGAATGTGGGGGTGGTGAGTGGCGgccaggaaggaagaagagaaaaagaagttggCCAGCAAATACACTGGTCTTTTTTCCACAGCTTAACTGGAGATGCTGGAACTGAAATTGGGGACTCAAAAATGCCTGCCAGGAACAGGGTGCAAACTCTCCTTGGGTGGCTTCTTTCCTCTCCTGGAATGAGGCTAATGATGCTTGACACATACAGCAGGCTGGAGATCCTTCGGCATTCTGAGTAtcttggcctacaactcccatattCCCTTTCCAGTGGCTTTGCtggttgggacttctgggaactgaagtccaaagtacCTTGAGGGCCAAAGGTCTCGccatcccacccaccccagcTGGGACCAGCAAGAGCCTAGGCTTTGTTGGAACtttgaaatgtcattttcttGGGTCTTCAGTTCCCAGATTCTTCCCCCTGGACCATGTCAGAATAACTGCTTGAAGTGGCAATAAAGAAAGACCATAATTTATTCCAAGCTCTGCCCCAGTGGCGCAATTCAGTTCGTGGGGAAAACTGGGGTCAAGCCATTTTCCCCTTGGCTCCAAAAATGGGGCACTCACCCACCTCAGAGGCAGCCTGGAAGGCAGTTCAAAACAGTAGCTAGTTCCAATTAttggggggaaggggaagaagaaagcaACAAGAAAGAGGAAATAAGGAGAAAAGGGAATGTATGTGGAAGAAGGTACAGAGAAAGTGAGACAGTAAGAAGTAAGAGAGAAGTGTGTAAGGAGGAAAAAGTATGGAAGTGAAGGATATCTATTCAATGTATCTATTCAAGATTAAACCCTATCAGataaattgtgggatttgtagaatGACAGGGAAGATGGAGGAGGTAAGAGCAACATGAAGAAGTAGAGGGAAGAATGAAGCTGAGAGTAAGAAGAGTGATGAGTACGTAAGGAGAGGTATGGAGAAAGATACGAATAGAGGGTGACTGGAAGAAAAGTATGATTAATGTTTAAGGAGGTATAATGGATGGGTTAATATTCCCAAAGCAGTAGAAAGACAataagaatgaaatgaaatgtatttattgtttCTGATACTGTTTGATCCCGAGATGTCTGATGATATAAAATTGGATGTCTGTTGTTTGATGTGATATGTGACAAGTGAAGAAGGTATTAATATTGtaaattttaatattgtattaatattaataatttgaacaaagattattttttaaaaagagttatttCCTAACACCCTTCCATGTTTTACAGCAGCATGTTCCTGATGCAAGGCGCAATCTCACCTCCAGAGACTATGATACGTGCCAACTTCTTTATTAGGTTTCTCAGGGGTTGTGTAAGAATATGGTTGTGCCTACAAAAACAGATACTCCCTTAAGAAAAAAGGGACGTAAAACAAGTGAAAATGAGTGTCTAAAAAGGGACACTCTATTTAAGAGAAAGACCAGTGACGAGTCAGATGCAAAGGAGGCTTCTCTTGGCCAGCAAACTCAAACACTCTGACAAGGAGCCCACCAGCAGGTCTTCAATGCATTCAGGACATTCCCAGCAACCAAGAGTGGCATGTGGCCCCCAAGCCAGACTTATGCAGCCATTAAAGCTGCCATCCGTTCCTCAATccctgccattaaaaaaaaagtgcaatTTTCAACCAATTTTTGGCTACCCTTTCCTCAAATGGGCTCCACCTCTGTTTCCAAGAGATGCAGCCCAAATGTAGCTTCTATCCTCACCCTGCTCTTGAGGCTGCCTCCAAGTGAGCTATATACGGTCCGAAAGATCAGAGGTAACTTCTGACAGAAGTCCAGGTTCTGAATTGAGCAATACCTTTATTTGGCGCAATGGAAATGTCAAAGGGCCTTTCatgctgcacaattatagcacagcgatcccacttttaactgccatggcaacatcctatggaagcctgggatttagggaaagggcatttagaattctcaggcagagagctctAAGGCCAGAACAAAGTAcacatcccaggactccataggtaGCAGCCATGTTAAAGTAGACTCACAGCACCATAATTGCATGGTATGAAAGGGCACAAAGAAAAGTGTGCAAGCTTTCACATTCTCCAGAACTCATCATCAGACTAGGTCGTCTGATGAAAAACAGAAGATGGAGGGAACCCAAAGTTCCATGTTATAATGTAACCCTTGGGATTTTGGACACAGAAGCCACGGCGGCCCACCAATTCTAGAAGTATAAAAGCTGGCTGCTACCTAAATCTGTTTCTCTGCAGGAGTAAGACtgctagagtgaaaactggagagcactcctgtacctttaatggttgtgcacaagagggaatttcagcaggtgttgcttgttacacaACCATATAACAATCAACATCAggtgaaatttcctcttctacacatgCATTAAAAGGATAGGGGCCTTCTCCAGTTTTTATTCTAGTAATCCATAGGCAGAGCACATAAATGAAAATTGTGAGGCAAAGCCAGTAATTACAATTTCTGTGGTGGACTAGCTATAAGTGTCAACTGAACTCAGAAACAAGAGAATTATTTGCTGTTGGGGAGAGAGAACAGAATCCTTTAAAATGCAGTCCCCtcctgctttttatctttttaattgcaagtTATACTTTTACCTGTAGGTTTGAATTGTTGTAATACTGGGAatagtttaattctcttttaatgttcATGTCTGTATGTTTATAGCTGTATTGTTCTATTTAAACTGTAAGCccccttgagtcccaatttttggaagaaaggcaagatacaaataaatattataataaataataattatattatcttCCTATGGTGGTAGATTCTGCCATGCGTGATCAAATATGCTATCTTCCAAGgtatattaacacacacacacacacacacacacactcttatgtCCAAAGAGATTAATTTTGATCTCCCACGCCTGCAATCCACCAATGGACGATAGCTTTATAAATATCAACCACACTGTCCCAAGAACTACACAGCCTTTTGGGTTCTCCTGAAATCAACTTGTTAACTTGAAGGTCAGTAACAATGAAGCCAGTGTGCCCTAGTTGTTTGAGTCTTGGACAAGGATTCATAGTTCAAGCtcctgcttggccttggaaaccctgTCTGACCTTGGCAATGGCTAATCTCCAAACAACTCTTGGCACAAAGGTCCTATTAAAGGTTTCCTTTGGGGTAGTTGTAAGgtgaaaatgacctgaagacacacataacagcaacaataatgtaATAATTATGTGTCCATGCCCCTTTGTGTGCCCCAATGCAATTAGCTTCCTCACTTAGAAGGAACAATACTTTCCTAAATTCCTCAGAATGGATGAAGAGACTCTACCCACTACACCGCATAACCCAGGCCAGGCAGATTTTGCTAGAAGAGAGTTTGGGGAGAGGAGCACAGGGGCAGCAAATGACTGGGAAACACCAGTAAAGATGCCACCTGATCTCTTAAcactccctccatctctctcactctctcttgaGTCCCAACCCCATTTTTCAGCCCAGGACCCACCTCTTTAAGACTGATCATGGCCGTGTAGATTATGTTTGTGCCGTCCCGCCTGAAGTGAGCATGAGGCTTGTCCTTCAAGATGAAGACGATGTCAGCCGGGATGTTGTCTGGTGtagcgtctccttccttggggaaTGTGATCTTGGTGCCCTCTTTCCACCCACGCTTAATGACAATGTTCAAAATCTTGTCCTCCGTCCGCATCGTTCTCCCATCCGGGTTCAGCCGCCGGCGAGTGATCTTCATGCGCTTGGTCGCCCCATGGTAGATTTCTTCCAGGGAGACTTTGAGCTCATGCACCACAGGGGGATCCTGCACCTTCCGGCGCATGTGGATGGGTTCTGGGTGCCGCCGGTGCACACCATTCAGGCCGTTGAAGCCAAACCGGCCAAATGGACTAAATGGGTCATCAGTGTCATCGTCGACGTCCATGTCATCATGGTCAAAGCCGTTGAACACCCGAGTACGGCCGCTGGTGAAGAAGATGTCAAAGGGATTGGACCCCCCAAAGAAGGAAGCAAATGTAGCATGGGGGTCCCCATGGAAGGTGTAGTGGAAGGTGTTCCCGGGGGTGCCAGAAGAGCCACCCCCAGTTTTGAGCCCTGGAAGAAAACCcaggacaaagagaaagagacatcAGTCATGAATCCAAGAACTCAGAACACAAACACTGATGGAGGAAGCAAGCTTCTCTGTCTGGTGCAGGGCTTCTTTCACACCTGCAGGACTTAgttaccactttaaatgtcatggctatacagtatcctgtggaatcctgggatttggagtttggtgagacactagagaactctggcagagaattctaagtcactcactgaactacaaatcctagaataccAGAGGATACAGGtattaaagtggcattaaaagGGCTATAtttatgtagtatgaaagagacCAAAGAGTATGGAAAGTGATATAAACAGAGGTTCAATATATGGATCAGAGATCTCATCCCTCAAAGCTTTAGGCTACTCCTTCTAGAATTTCCCAATTGCTTTCTTCTGTTATTTCAAACACTCTTTCATTCCTCTGTCTGAAAGCTTCCAGCTCATGCAGACTGACTTCCTCTACAAAAAAATCTTGTTTGGGGCAGGATTCCTGAAGAGGCATTGAAATGCAAGATCCATGAACACCAACCAACAGGTATCCAATATCTTCCTCAAagaaaacttaggcctgttacaaatagccaaaataaagctgcttcgagtcacagtggaggtatgatgtttcaatgatgcatgcgtcataAGAGTCCataagccacaccaaagccacgctccagtccttagggctggagcatggctttggtgcgacttctggactcttaggacgcatgcatcattgaaacatcatacctccacgtgaagcagcgttattttggcTAGTCTGTAACAGCCTAGAGATCTTCAAGCTTCATCACAGCATTTTCCACCAGAAGAGCCAGAAGGGTcacaaaggaaaataataataatattattattattattattatttgatccACCCCTCTGTGCAATGCAACTGGGGCAATAGCAGAGGAAACCAATCATGGAATCAGAAAAATCGGGACTGATAAACGCAGCCAACCCagctgctttgaccttggaccggCCTCTTCCAACCTGGTGTGCTTTAGACTACACCTACCTTAATCCTATAGCCAGCATTAAGGGAGGCATTGTCAATGCTGCTCAGAGAGTGCCAGACTGGGAAAGGCTGAGGAAGATCAGCCGAGATGCAGCAGAGGGAGGGAGCCACTCCCACCCCTCTATCCAAGGGCCAACATGCTTCAAGATAAAGCCTAAGATAAAGACTGTATCACCCAAGGTGTTCTCCCATGAAGGTCCCAGAAAAATGGCCAagaaaggagagggggggggggggggggggagggaggacacCAGGACCTTACAACCCTCAAGAAGAGCAATAGCAACGGGACAAAGGACTAAGAGCAGACAGCAGGGCAGAAGTTCAGGAAAAAACAGCCCCCCATGCCTCGCTGGATTCACCCACCCTCATCTGATTTTGCAAGCCTAATctgggtcagacctggttagaaCCTGGCTGGGAGACCTTCAGCAGGGAAAGCCAGGAACCTCCAGGAAGGGTTAGGAGAGGGTGTTGCCTGAAACCCTTAAGAGCCACtcc from Sceloporus undulatus isolate JIND9_A2432 ecotype Alabama chromosome 2, SceUnd_v1.1, whole genome shotgun sequence includes the following:
- the DNAJB5 gene encoding dnaJ homolog subfamily B member 5 isoform X3 — protein: MGKDYYKALGIQSGANEDEIKKAYRKMALKYHPDKNKDPNAEEKFKEIAEAYDVLSDPKKRAVYDQYGEEGLKTGGGSSGTPGNTFHYTFHGDPHATFASFFGGSNPFDIFFTSGRTRVFNGFDHDDMDVDDDTDDPFSPFGRFGFNGLNGVHRRHPEPIHMRRKVQDPPVVHELKVSLEEIYHGATKRMKITRRRLNPDGRTMRTEDKILNIVIKRGWKEGTKITFPKEGDATPDNIPADIVFILKDKPHAHFRRDGTNIIYTAMISLKEALCGCTVNIPTVDGRVIPLPCNDIIKPGTVKRLRGEGLPFPKVPTQRGDLIVEFKVRFPDRIAPQTRQILKQHLPCS
- the DNAJB5 gene encoding dnaJ homolog subfamily B member 5 isoform X2; the encoded protein is MPAILLFWSRVERNKESAAGTVSTMGKDYYKALGIQSGANEDEIKKAYRKMALKYHPDKNKDPNAEEKFKEIAEAYDVLSDPKKRAVYDQYGEEGLKTGGGSSGTPGNTFHYTFHGDPHATFASFFGGSNPFDIFFTSGRTRVFNGFDHDDMDVDDDTDDPFSPFGRFGFNGLNGVHRRHPEPIHMRRKVQDPPVVHELKVSLEEIYHGATKRMKITRRRLNPDGRTMRTEDKILNIVIKRGWKEGTKITFPKEGDATPDNIPADIVFILKDKPHAHFRRDGTNIIYTAMISLKEALCGCTVNIPTVDGRVIPLPCNDIIKPGTVKRLRGEGLPFPKVPTQRGDLIVEFKVRFPDRIAPQTRQILKQHLPCS
- the DNAJB5 gene encoding dnaJ homolog subfamily B member 5 isoform X1 gives rise to the protein MFRIKLEPLKMSAWAMNVFIKFRNKESAAGTVSTMGKDYYKALGIQSGANEDEIKKAYRKMALKYHPDKNKDPNAEEKFKEIAEAYDVLSDPKKRAVYDQYGEEGLKTGGGSSGTPGNTFHYTFHGDPHATFASFFGGSNPFDIFFTSGRTRVFNGFDHDDMDVDDDTDDPFSPFGRFGFNGLNGVHRRHPEPIHMRRKVQDPPVVHELKVSLEEIYHGATKRMKITRRRLNPDGRTMRTEDKILNIVIKRGWKEGTKITFPKEGDATPDNIPADIVFILKDKPHAHFRRDGTNIIYTAMISLKEALCGCTVNIPTVDGRVIPLPCNDIIKPGTVKRLRGEGLPFPKVPTQRGDLIVEFKVRFPDRIAPQTRQILKQHLPCS